The Solicola gregarius DNA window AGCCGATCGAGTCGCGGGTGATCGAGTTACGCGAGAAGTTGTACGCGTACTCGCCGGCGAATTGGAGCCGGCCCGGTACGACGGCCGCCTTGCGGGAGGCGAGCCAGAAGAAGCCGAAGACGACGATGACCGACAGCACCACGAGCAGCATGGGCTTGGTGACGTCGCCGAACACGGGTGGGAGCTCGAAGGACTCGGGGCCCGGAGCATGGAATCCCTCGGCAAGCACGGTGTTGCTCGCGGTGGTCACACGATCACCTCGTCTGATGAGCGGTCGCTGTGGGGGTACACGGGCGATCCGGATATGGCCATCGTCAGTTGTCGGGGGTGTTGCGCAATGTGGCGAACACGGTGTAGAGGCCGAGGGCTGCCCCAAGGACAACCCCGATCGCCACCATGAAGGGCGTACCCCACCATCGGTCGAGTAGGTACCCGATCGCTCCGTAGAAGAGGACGCCTCCCCCGATCCGTCCGACCGCCGCCCAAGGATCGAAGGAACGGCGCTGCGGCGAGGGTTCGCTCATTGCGCTCCGTACGGTAGCAGTCGTTCACGGTGACGCCTCCCCCAGGTCGTACAGGGGCTCGCGGCGACGGGTCGCGCCGACGATCTCGCCAACCGTCCAGGTCAGCGTGCACACGATGACGGTGATGCCGAGGGCCGTGCGGTCGAACGGGTCGTCGACCAGGTCGGCCGCGTTGATCAGGATGAACGCGACGAACAGACCCACGACCTTGGCGCCGTACAGCGCGAGGGCGACCATCAGGACGAGCAGCGGGTCGGCGGCCCGCGTCGCGCCGAGCACGACCAGGCTGAGACCGAAGAAGGTGAGGACGAGCGCAACGCCGAGCAGGGAGCCCCACAGGCCGGTCGTGCCGGCGGCAAGGACGCTGAGCACGACGCTGATGACGGCGACGACGGCGCTCGGCACAATCGCCCCGCGGAACATGGCACCGGCGGTGGTGTCGCCGAGTGGCTTCGCGGTCGTCATCATTGGCGGCCGTCCTGTGCGGGTGGGCGGTCTCTGTGCTTGTAAAAGCCGTGCTTGTGAAAACTAGCACAAAGTTTCGCGCGGTAGCAAAACGGCCCGGGGTCGCGCGTACGGCGCCGACCTACGGGGCGGGTTCCTGACGCCATCGCGGAAGCAGGAAGGCCACGCCGAGCGTCACGACGGCCAGCACCGCGATGCCCAGCACCGACTGCCAGCCCGCGAACAGGCTCAGAATCACGGTGCCGAAGGCGACGAGCGCGGCGACCATGTACATCACCAACACCGCACGCCGCTGGGAGTGCCCGATCTCCAGCAGGCGGTGGTGCAGGTGCATCTTGT harbors:
- a CDS encoding AtpZ/AtpI family protein; translation: MSEPSPQRRSFDPWAAVGRIGGGVLFYGAIGYLLDRWWGTPFMVAIGVVLGAALGLYTVFATLRNTPDN